The Pseudoalteromonas tunicata genome segment AACCGGGAGATAGCTGGTTCTCCCCGAAATCTATTTAGGTAGAGCCTCGGACGAATACTTACGGGGGTAGAGCACTGTTAAGGCTAGGGGGTCATCCCGACTTACCAACCCTTTGCAAACTCCGAATACCGTAAAGTACTATCCGGGAGACACACGGCGGGTGCTAACGTCCGTCGTGAAGAGGGAAACAACCCAGAGCGCCATCTAAGGTCCCAAAGTGTATGTTAAGTGGGAAACGATGTGGAAAGGCCCAGACAGCCAGGAGGTTGGCTTAGAAGCAGCCATCCTTTAAAGAAAGCGTAATAGCTCACTGGTCGAGTCGGTCTGCGCGGAAGATGTAACGGGGCTAAACATACCACCGAAGATGCGCCTGCGTACTTTGTATGCGGGGTAGGGGAGCGTTCTGTAAGCCGTTGAAGGTGATTCGAGAGGGTTGCTGGAGGTATCAGAAGTGCGAATGCTGACATAAGTAACGATAATGGGAGTGAAAAACTCCCACGCCGGAAGACCAAGGGTTCCTATCCCATGTTAATCAGGGTAGGGTGAGTCGACCCCTAAGGCGAGGCGGAAACGCGTAGTCGATGGGAAACGGGTTAATATTCCCGTACTCGGCATGAATGCGATGGGGAGACGGAGCAGGCTAGGCAGGCATGGCGTTGGTTGTCCATGTGAAAGTAAGTAGGTTGGAGACTTAGGTAAATCCGGGTTTCCTTAAGACTGAGATACGAGACGAGCTACTACGGTAGTGAAGTTGTTGATGCCATACTTCCAGGAAAATCCTCTAAGCTTCAGTTCATGAAGAATCGTACCCCAAACCGACACAGGTGGTCAGGTAGAGAATACTAAGGCGCTTGAGAGAACTCGGGTGAAGGAACTAGGCAAAATAGTACCGTAACTTCGGGAGAAGGTACGCTGCTGATGGTGAAGGGACTTGCTCCCGGAGCTATTGGCAGTCACAGTAACCAGGTGGCTGGAACTGTTTATTAAAAACACAGCACTGTGCAAAATCGCAAGATGACGTATACGGTGTGACGCCTGCCCGGTGCCGGAAGGTTAATTGATGGGGTTAGCGGCAACGCGAAGCTCTTGATCGAAGCCCCGGTAAACGGCGGCCGTAACTATAACGGTCCTAAGGTAGCGAAATTCCTTGTCGGGTAAGTTCCGACCTGCACGAATGGCGTAATCATGGCCACGCTGTCTCCACCCGAGACTCAGTGAAATTGAAATCGCAGTGAAGATGCTGTGTACCCGCGGCTAGACGGAAAGACCCCGTGAACCTTTACTATAGCTTGGCACTGAACATTGAACCTACATGTGTAGGATAGGTGGGAGACTTTGAAGCAGAAACGCTAGTTCTTGTGGAGTCGTCCTTGAAATACCACCCTTGTAGTTTTGATGTTCTAACGTAGGTCCCTAATCGGGATTGCGGACAGTGCCTGGTGGGTAGTTTGACTGGGGCGGTCTCCTCCTAAAGAGTAACGGAGGAGCACGAAGGTTTGCTAAGTACGGTCGGACATCGTACGGTTAGTGTAATGGTAGAAGCAAGCTTAACTGCGAGACGGACAAGTCGAGCAGGTACGAAAGTAGGTCATAGTGATCCGGTGGTTCTGAATGGAAGGGCCATCGCTCAACGGATAAAAGGTACTCCGGGGATAACAGGCTGATACCGCCCAAGAGTTCATATCGACGGCGGTGTTTGGCACCTCGATGTCGGCTCATCACATCCTGGGGCTGAAGTCGGTCCCAAGGGTATGGCTGTTCGCCATTTAAAGTGGTACGCGAGCTGGGTTTAGAACGTCGTGAGACAGTTCGGTCCCTATCTGCCGTGGGCGTTTGAGAATTGAGAGGGGTTGCTCCTAGTACGAGAGGACCGGAGTGAACGAACCGCTGGTGTTCGGGTTGTCATGCCAATGGCACTGCCCGGTAGCTACGTTCGGAATCGATAAGCGCTGAAAGCATCTAAGCGCGAAGCGAGCCTCGAGATGAGTTCTCACTAGAGCTATAAGCTCTCTGAAGGGCCGTTGGAGACTACAACGTTGATAGGTTGGGTGTGGAAGCGCTGTGAGGCGTTAAGCTAACCAATACTAATTACCCGTGAGGCTTAACCATACAACGCCAAAGTGGTTTGTATGAAGCACTGAAGAACAAGCAAGAAGTTAAATAGCACTGAAGTAGACGAATTTGAATATCAGCCTTCCGAATTTTAGTTAATTGCGAGAGCGATTAACGAACCAGATTTGCTTGGTGACAATAGCGTTTTGGACCCACCTGATCCCATTCCGAACTCAGTAGTGAAACGAAACAGCGCCGATGGTAGTGTGGGGTTACCCATGTGAGAGTAGGACATCGCCAGGCTCCCAATTCAAAGAAAGCCTCTGAGAAATCAGAGGTTTTTTTGCTTTTGGCTTTTAAAAAATAAAGCTTTATACCACAGTGCTTTTTAGCTCCAAATCTTCGGTTATGGGTTTAAATATGGCACTTGAGTCGATAATGACACTATGGTGCTTATCCATTTTGATTAAGCCGCGCATCATATTGCGAGTTTGTGGGTCGATATCAAAGCCGATGCTGGTTAGTTTATCCAGAGGCTTAATTTCCGATGCGTCAACACTGACACTATCCTCAACCTTGTCTACTAATAGCCCGATATGAGGGTTTTGCCCATCTTTTGTTGTGAAAATAATAATAGGCTTATAATCAAGGACCACTTGCTCCCTTGCCGATTCAAATAATCTAAGTAGTAAAGTAAATGTAGTACGTCTTTCGGTTGCTAGAATTTCTTGTGCTTGTTTCTTTTGACCTTGTTTAACCATGTTAATTAAGCTATCTGCAAGTGAGTGGATTTTTTTATGTGGTTCATCAAACCGGCTTAATATAGCGCTGAGATCTTCATTATCTGTTTTAAAATTATCGTACCATTTTCCAAAGGCACATTGATGCGGATCTCTTGCTAAAGAAAATGGTGTATTATTCTCAATGCTGTTTTCTAACTCTTTGAACCATTGCAGATGGTCTTTTTCTCTAGTTTGAAGCAGCTCGGCTAAATTGGCGTTACTGACATGAGTAGACTCGTTATTTAAAATTAGTCCTAAATCAAAGATAGGTGTTGGAGTACCCATATAATCCTTCACACCAATAAAACTTTTATTATTGTTTGGTAATGCTGTGAGGTTATTTTCGAATCGCTCAGTGAGAAGAATATCTAATATTTTTAATGCGATAGTTTTCTGGCCAACTTTAAAATTGATAAAGTCCATTAGTCCCTCGTTGGATTCACTTTTGTTATTGCTAAAGCATAGAACAGTCTTTTAAATATGCTTTAAAAATTACATGTTTTTAATATGTTGTATTTAACATCAGTGAATAAAACCTTTACCCTAGATAGCATCTTACTATTTGAGTCAAATTGATGAAAAAAATATCTATTGCCCTTTCTTTATTATTTATTACAAGTTCTTTATGCGCAGCGACTTTAACAATTGAAGAGCAACGAATCGATAAAGCGATGATTGCATTGCCACACCTTAGTCAAAAAATAGAGCAAACTGAGCGTAAAGCGCTAGATATTTTAAATCAAAAGAACTATGAAGCCGTCCGTCAGGACTTATATCGGTTTGGTGAATCTTTGTGGCAAAGTGAAGTAAATAATGTTCAGCAAGGCCGTTTAGATGATAGGGATCTATATTGGCAGCGTTTAAATGTTATTAAGGCCCTTAAACAACGGGGTGCTCAGTTTAGTAATCAAGAGCTTGATGCTTTAGTTGAAGTATTTGAAAATAGCAGTCGAGGCCGTACAGAGTTAGAGTTTACTGAGCCTGCAATGAAAAAAATCTTGATCACAGGTTTTGATCCGTTTTTGCTAGATAGAAATATCGCACAAAGCAATCCATCGGGTATTGCTGCGTTATTATTAGACGGCCAAGTGATAGAGCATAACGGGATAAAAGCGCAAATTAATACATTAATGGTACCGGTTCGATATAAGGATTTTGATGATGGTGAGATTGAGTCAGCTTTAGCGCCATTTTATGCGTTAAATAACATTGATTTAATTGCCACAATTTCGATGGGTAGATCTGATTTTGATTTAGAGCATTTCCCTGGTCGCAGACGAAGTGTAACAACGCCAGACAATCTTAATGTACTTACTGGAGCTAATCCTTCATCCCCTATAATTCCTTTACTAACAGGGCAAGTATTGGCTGGGCCTGAGTTTGTGCAATTTAGTTTACCTTATACAGCAATGCAGCAAGCAAAGGGTAATTATAAGATAAATGATAATCGAGAAGTGCACACTTTGAATAAGCAATTTTCGCCAACTCAAATTCATGAACTTAAAAATGAAATAGCTGTTGAAGGTGGTGGTGGTGGCTATCTATCAAATGAGATTTCTTATCGTAGTATAAGGTTAAAAAATTTGATGGGCTCAACTATTCCAACTGGGCATATTCATACCCCAAGAATTATTGAGTTTGATGAGAAAACAAATCAGGCAGTGATGAATCAAATAATAGAAATGTTAAAGCTATCACTAAGTCAAATTTAGTTATTTATTGATGCAAAAACTTGGTTTAACCCTTGACTAGTTTGAGGGTTAAATTCGATGATTAAATCATCTAAAGTAAAGGTTTGTGTTTTTAACATTGTTAGCAGGCATTGCTGAGTTAATTCCTCGCCGCATTTTTTTGCAGCCTCAACAAAAAGCATCGCACTTAAATACCCTTCAAAATTAATATGGTTTAATTCTTCAGCTTTTGCTTTTTTCATTTGCGCGCGGAATGACTTACAAATTTTCATGGTGCAACTTTTTGGGTTTGGAACCACTTCAGTTACGAGTACGTGACTACTATATTTTAATTTCTTAAATAGCTCATCACTTGAAGCAAAAGAGACGGTTGTGAAAACGGGTTTAAAATCTCGCTCATAACTTGCATTAATGAATTCGCTTAAAGGCTCGGTTGTTCCTACTAAAACAATCGCATTAACATTATGTTGGATTAATGTTGTTAAGGCTGCATCAATGTCGGTAGTGTTGCGCTTAAAGCGCGTAATTACGATAGGTTGTGAGCCTAGCATGCTAAGCGCTTCATTAATTTCATTTTCGACACTTAAGCCAAATTCATCTGCTTGAATTAATAGACCAATATTTTTAAGCTTAAGTTGATTAAGGAGATAGTTGACCTGGTACTGTATTTCTTGATGGTAACTTGCCCGTAAATTGTAAACATTCTTTTTATCTGGAGTGCGTAAAAATGAAGCGCCAGTCATTGGCATTAAGTATGGGATTTGACTGCTTTCTAATAAAGGTAAAATGGAATGGGATGTCGGGGTTCCGACATAACCAAACAATGCAAAAACACTTTTAGTAAGTAAAAAAGAGCGAGTATTTTCTACGGTTTGTAATGGCTCATAACCATCATCTAAGCTCAAAAGCTCTATTTTTTTACCATTTATTCCGCCTTGGAGATTGACGGCATTAAAGTGAGTAACAGCACCAAGCTTAAATTGCTGGCCTAAATTTGCAGAAGGGCCACTTTGTGGATTAGACATGCCAATTGTTATTTTGTCGGCGCTAATACCGAACTCTGCTTGGCCTGCAAAGCTTAAAAAAAATAAACAGAAGTAATAAAAATAACGTTTCAAATTAGCACTCAAGGTTGGTAAACCATTCTAACAAAGCGTGCTTAATAGCTGCTTGTAATTTTTTTAGACCACCAAAATTTGAAATTTTTTCAATCTGTTGTGGTGATTTATTTTGTAATATTAGCCTAGTTAATAAAAGTTGCGTTGCTTCAGTGCAGTTTTTTAAAGCTGCTGGCTGTTGCCACATCACACGCCAGCAACAGGCAAAATGATCTGCTAATTGACTTGGTATAATGCAAAGTTGCGATATTGCTACTAAGTCGTCTGGTTCAGATTGATTGTGAGGTAATTGTTCTATTAACTCAATCAGTAATTTTGGTTCAATATGTTGCAAGTAATGTAAGCAATTTAGTGGAAAGTCTCGGTTAAACCTTTGCTTTAGTTGATTTATTTCGAGTTGCAATCCTGTGATGGGCTTTATAACTAAGCAAGCATGCTCAGCGCTAATGCTGTCTTTTTTAAAGCCAAGCTTGATAACTTGATAATCTTGTTTCATCCAAAAATGCACCAATACTGGATAGGCGCCAAAACTTGCGCCGATTGCTGCAACATTTGTAGCTACGTGTGTTTCAATAAAGCTTAATAGCTGTTGACCGATATTTTGACTCTGAAAATATGGGTGGACTGCAATGCGAACAATGCGCGCTAAAGGCTCAGTTAAAAAGCATTGCTGTTGTTTTATCTGAGCAACAGACTGTGCGAGTAAATGGCCTTGTGGCCTTCGTTTACCTGCCACAATTGCCGAGCTTAATTCGTTACTGAGCTCGCCTTCAATTGCAACTAGCGCGGTTGCAATAACCTCTTCTTGATGTGCAACCACAAAAATACGAAGATTGGCTGCATCGAGTAAATGGCGAAAATCATTGGCCGATGTTTGGTAATGTGCAAGTACTAACAATGCAAAAGTTTGCTGTAACAGCGGTTCATTTTCACAAAGGGTTGCTTGGCTAACCTCACTAAATTGTAGCGGTGCAGTGAGCTGTTTAAGCTCGGTGCAGTCTGCATTTAAACCTAATAACTGGTTAATGTTTATCTCTAAGGGGTCATTGCTGGCAAAGCGAATCGGCTCATCTAAATGGACAAAGCGGCTGTCAGGAAAATGTTGTTTTAAGTAAGGGCAAAACCGTAAAGTAAAACCACGGCCTGTACCTTCATATCCATGAATAGTGGTGGCAAAAATGATGCGATTAAATCGCTTGAGTAACTCAATCAGAATAGGAACAGGTAAAGAGGCTGCCTCATCCACAAATAAAATATCAGCAGTTATCGCTTGGCTGATTAGCTGATCGGGGGGGATGTAACGAAAGAGGGGTGACTCAGCTTGAGCGCTAAACTGCGTTTGCATTGCAAAATGGTTAAATGCACTTTCAACAGCCCGGCGCTGGCTTGTTGTTATAACGACGTTTTTACCCTGATTGACTAATTGCGCTGCGGCAAGTCCTAGAGCTGAAGATTTCCCTCGTCCACGATCAGCGGTGAGCAATAAGGGACGATTAGCCCGACCTAAACTGTGTTTTATAATCATTTCAACAGCAGCTTGTTGTTGCTCGGTTTGTATTTCGCGAGCTTGCACTTCAATTTTTGGGATATTTAAACCAAGTGCTTGATCAAAAGAAATATGTGCTAGTTTGCTAAGTTGCGAGGCGAAACGTTGATTAAAGTGACTGTGTTGATTGAGTTGTTCGGCTGATTGAAAAATATAAAAGCTGGGATCTTTAAAATCACACAGTTGTTTGTATTCGGGTAGCAATAAAATAAGTAAACCGCCAGCGGTTATTGTGCCGCTGAGCGCTGCCAGTTTATCGGGGCTGATCCCTGAAAAACCATCGTACACAGCAAAATCAAATTCTTGCCCCAATAACTGGTGTGTATGTTCTGGCCATTGGGCGTTTGTTAACTCATTGTGTGTACTTAAAATAATTTGTTTGCCGAGTAAAACAGGCAATAGGTCATTAGCTTGCTGATAGCACCAGAGGTGCTCGCCACTTACAACAAGCAGTTGTCGGTGGCGGTTTTGTTTTAACTGAGCTAGGTAAGGGCTTAGCTGATTAAGCTCAGTCATTTTTAGAGGCTCTGTAGGCGAGCGTAAGCTGTTACCAGCCATTTGGTGCCTACATCATCAAAGGCCACTTGTATGCGTGATTGTGCGCCAGTACCTTCGTAATTAAGTACCGTGCCTTCGCCAAATTTAGTATGCAAAACACGTTGGCCTAAATTAAAACCAGTATCTTCGAATGCTGCATGGCTCATGGTAGCGCTGAAACGATTGGTCGCTTGTGGGCGAGTGACCTGAGTTCTAATTCTGATTTCTTCAACACAGGCTTCTGGGATTTCTCGTAAAAAACGAGAAGGGCTATGATATTTTTCTTGGCCATATAAGCGACGAGTCTCTGCATGGCTAATATAGAGTTTTTCCATAGCGCGAGTCATGCCAACATAACAAAGACGGCGTTCTTCTTCGAGTCGACCAGACTCTTCGTTACTTTGTTGAGAAGGAAACATCCCTTCTTCAACGCCTGCCATAAATACGAGTGGAAATTCAAGCCCCTTCGCTGAGTGTAAGGTCATCATTTGCACTGCATCTTCGTGCTCTTCGGCTTGACCCTCACCTGATTCAAGCGCGGTATAAGATAAAAAGCCGGTTAAAGGGGATGCAAACTCTTCTTCGTTAGGAAGTTCAAACTGACTACACGCATTAATAAGCTCTTCTAAGTTTTCAACTCGAGCTTGCCCTTTTTCACCTTTTTCAGCTTGGTACATCGCCATTAAGCCTGAGGTATGAATCGCTTGTTTAGCTTGCTCTTCAAGGGGTAAATCAATACTAACTTTTTCAACTTTCTCTATAAGCTCAATAAAGCTGTTGACTGCATTGGCAGCGCGGCCAGTTAAATGTTTATGCTCAATAAGTGCTTTTGCAGCATACCAAAGCGGAATAGATTCGTTACGCGCACAATCACGAATTAAGCTTAAGGTGCGTTCACCAATACCACGCGTAGGAGTATTGATTACGCGTTCAAACGCTGCATCGTCTTGGCGATTACTGACTAAACGTAAATACGAAAGAGCATCTTTGATTTCTTGGCGTTCAAAAAATCGCATGCCTCCGTAAATACGATATTTGAGACCTTCTTGCAGTAATGCTTCTTCTAAAATACGCGATTGAGCATTATTACGATATAAAATAGCGGCATCTTGCAAGGCGTTACCCGCATTGAGCCAAGTCTTGATTTTACCAACAATAAAGCGGGCCTCATCGAGTTCGTTATAAGCCGCATAAATTGAGATAGGGTCGCCTTCGCTGCCTTCGGTCCAAAGGCTTTTGCCCATTCGTTCTGAATTATTTGCAATTAATGCATTGGCTGCGGTTAATATGGTGCTTGTTGAGCGGTAGTTTTGCTCAAGACGAATGGTTTGCGCATCAAAATCAGTTAAGAAGCGGCGAATATTTTCGATTTTTGCACCACGCCAGCCATAAATACTTTGATCATCATCCCCAACGATCATCACATTCCCGCCTGTGCCAGCAATGAGTTTTAACCAAGCATATTGGATGGTATTGGTATCTTGAAACTCGTCAACCAACATGTGTGGGAAACGTTGTTGATAATGACGTAGCAGCGTAGGACTATTTTTCAGTAACTCATAACAACGTAGTAAAATTTCAGCAAAATCAACTAAACCTGCACGGTCACATGCATCTTGATAGGCGGTATAAACATTTAAAAACATTTGCTCGTTAACATCATATGCCTTGATGTCTTTAGGGCGCAGCGCTTCATCTTTTTTGGCGCTGATGTACCACGAGATTTGTTTTGGCGGCCATTTTTTTTCATCGATGTTCATTGCTTTAAGTAGGCGACGGATCATTCGAATCTGATCATCTGAATCAAGAATTTGAAACGCTTCGGGCAAATGTGCTTCGCGATGATGTGCACGTAAAATACGATGAGCTAAGCCGTGGAAAGTACCAATCCACATGCCGCCAGCAGATGTTTTAAGGGTTTCTTCAACCCGAGAGCGCATTTCTTTAGCTGCTTTATTGGTAAAAGTTACGGCAAAAATACTGTAAGGAGAGGCATTTTCAACTTGCATGAGCCATGCAATACGATGAACCAATACTCGTGTTTTACCTGAGCCCGCGCCCGCTAAAACCAACATATTTTGAAGTGGGGCGGCAACAGCATCACGCTGTTTATCGTTTAAGCCATCAAGTAATTCAGAGACGTCCATCAGTTGACCTTTTTCAATGCTAATGGCGCCAGTATAACAGGAGTTTTCACTCGGCTAAATAAAATACTGTTTTTATGAACAGGTATAAAGCGCGTTTATTTAGCTTATTTAGGGGTGTTTGCTAAGGTATCTTTTAATCGAGCTTGCACGGTTTCGACTAAGCGATCGGGTTGGAATTTAGATAAAAACGCATCACATCCCACTTTTTCGACCATGGCCTGATTAAAACTGCCGCTTAAAGAAGTATTTAGTACGACAAATAAATTCTTTAATTTTGGGTGGTTGCGGATCTCATATGTTAGCCGATAACCATCCATGACAGGCATTTCAGCATCTGTGATGACCATTAAAAATTCTTTTTCGACATCAATACCTTCATCGGCCCAAGATTTTAAAAGCTCATACGCTTCTTGGCCATTTTGGGTTGGAATAATCTCGATCCCGAGCTGAGATAAGGTGTCTCGTACTTGGCGACGAGCTGTCGGTGAGTCATCAGCATGTAAAATTTTGCGGCCGACAAATTGGTCAACCATATCGGGGTCTACAATACCGGCTGAAATCTCGACTTTATACTCGACAATTTCAGCCAAGACTTTTTCAACATCAATAATTTCAACTAATTGTTGGGTACCATTACGTTCTAATTTGGTTAGAGCCGTTAAGTAGTGATTTTTCCCAACGGTGCTGGGTGGCGGCATAATATTAGACCAAGTCATATTGACGATTTGATCAACTTTACCAACTAAGAAGCCTTGCACAGAGCGATTGTATTCAGTGATGACTAAATTGCAGTCATCACCATGCTCAATAAAGGGGAGCCCTATGGCTTGGCGCAAGTCAATCACTGGAATTGACTCGTTGCGGATATTAGCAACGCCTGAAATTTTGGGGTGAGCATTGGGTAACGAGTTGAGCTTAGGTAACTTTACAACCTCTTTTACTTTAAATACATTTAAAGCAAATAGGTGGCGACTATGTAGATGAAATAAAAGAAGCTCAAGGCGATTTTCACCGACCAGTTGAGTACGTTGATTTACACTGTCTAGAATACCTGCCATTTTATACCGCAACAATAATGCTAATTGTCTGTATAGTTTAATACTAAATACGCAAATACCTAATCAAATTGTTAATTTTTCGTACTGGTTTTTAACTTAACTTAAGCTATTGAACTGCTTTCAATAGCTTAAGTTAAGTTCGTGGCTAGTAAAATTGACCCATTACTTCTTAATCTATAAGAAGTTGTTGTAGTTCACTAATCTCTTTGATTGTGAGGTGTGCAAGGCCTTTATAACGATATGGTGTGAACTGATTTTCTAACCAAGCAGACATGCAACCTGCGATGTTTGCCCCTTGCACATCAGTATCGAGACTATCACCAACATGGAGTATATGCCCAAGTGATAAATCAAAGTGCCACGCTGCTAAATCGAAAAGTTCGGGGTGAGGTTTAGCTTTACCATCTCGGCCTGCCATTAACACTAAATCGAAATGGCCTTTTAAATTAAACTGGTCAACGTCTACATTTCCATTGGTAATCGCAATAATTTTAAAGCGTGTTCTAAGGGCCTTTAACAGCAACAAAACTTCGTCAGCAACAATAATGTTGCTTCTGGCCTCGGCAAATGCTTGATAAGCCATGTTGGCATGATGTTTGGCGTCAGCATCACAATATCCAATTTGCTTTAAACCAAAATATAACGCGCATTGTCGCCACATGGTGACATTATCAATCAGGTGAGGCTGCTCTATTATTACTTGATTACGGCAGTCGTGCCAAAACTCAGCTGTTTTAGGCCAAAGATCAAGCTGCTTGAGATAATCGTTTTGCGCTTGTACCGCAGCGATAATGATCGGTCGATTATCATAAAGGGTATCGTCTAAATCGAAGCTTATGGCTTTAATTTCA includes the following:
- a CDS encoding CZB domain-containing protein → MDFINFKVGQKTIALKILDILLTERFENNLTALPNNNKSFIGVKDYMGTPTPIFDLGLILNNESTHVSNANLAELLQTREKDHLQWFKELENSIENNTPFSLARDPHQCAFGKWYDNFKTDNEDLSAILSRFDEPHKKIHSLADSLINMVKQGQKKQAQEILATERRTTFTLLLRLFESAREQVVLDYKPIIIFTTKDGQNPHIGLLVDKVEDSVSVDASEIKPLDKLTSIGFDIDPQTRNMMRGLIKMDKHHSVIIDSSAIFKPITEDLELKSTVV
- a CDS encoding ABC transporter substrate-binding protein, whose translation is MSANLKRYFYYFCLFFLSFAGQAEFGISADKITIGMSNPQSGPSANLGQQFKLGAVTHFNAVNLQGGINGKKIELLSLDDGYEPLQTVENTRSFLLTKSVFALFGYVGTPTSHSILPLLESSQIPYLMPMTGASFLRTPDKKNVYNLRASYHQEIQYQVNYLLNQLKLKNIGLLIQADEFGLSVENEINEALSMLGSQPIVITRFKRNTTDIDAALTTLIQHNVNAIVLVGTTEPLSEFINASYERDFKPVFTTVSFASSDELFKKLKYSSHVLVTEVVPNPKSCTMKICKSFRAQMKKAKAEELNHINFEGYLSAMLFVEAAKKCGEELTQQCLLTMLKTQTFTLDDLIIEFNPQTSQGLNQVFASINN
- a CDS encoding tRNA(Met) cytidine acetyltransferase TmcA, whose translation is MAGNSLRSPTEPLKMTELNQLSPYLAQLKQNRHRQLLVVSGEHLWCYQQANDLLPVLLGKQIILSTHNELTNAQWPEHTHQLLGQEFDFAVYDGFSGISPDKLAALSGTITAGGLLILLLPEYKQLCDFKDPSFYIFQSAEQLNQHSHFNQRFASQLSKLAHISFDQALGLNIPKIEVQAREIQTEQQQAAVEMIIKHSLGRANRPLLLTADRGRGKSSALGLAAAQLVNQGKNVVITTSQRRAVESAFNHFAMQTQFSAQAESPLFRYIPPDQLISQAITADILFVDEAASLPVPILIELLKRFNRIIFATTIHGYEGTGRGFTLRFCPYLKQHFPDSRFVHLDEPIRFASNDPLEININQLLGLNADCTELKQLTAPLQFSEVSQATLCENEPLLQQTFALLVLAHYQTSANDFRHLLDAANLRIFVVAHQEEVIATALVAIEGELSNELSSAIVAGKRRPQGHLLAQSVAQIKQQQCFLTEPLARIVRIAVHPYFQSQNIGQQLLSFIETHVATNVAAIGASFGAYPVLVHFWMKQDYQVIKLGFKKDSISAEHACLVIKPITGLQLEINQLKQRFNRDFPLNCLHYLQHIEPKLLIELIEQLPHNQSEPDDLVAISQLCIIPSQLADHFACCWRVMWQQPAALKNCTEATQLLLTRLILQNKSPQQIEKISNFGGLKKLQAAIKHALLEWFTNLEC
- the uvrD gene encoding DNA helicase II, with translation MDVSELLDGLNDKQRDAVAAPLQNMLVLAGAGSGKTRVLVHRIAWLMQVENASPYSIFAVTFTNKAAKEMRSRVEETLKTSAGGMWIGTFHGLAHRILRAHHREAHLPEAFQILDSDDQIRMIRRLLKAMNIDEKKWPPKQISWYISAKKDEALRPKDIKAYDVNEQMFLNVYTAYQDACDRAGLVDFAEILLRCYELLKNSPTLLRHYQQRFPHMLVDEFQDTNTIQYAWLKLIAGTGGNVMIVGDDDQSIYGWRGAKIENIRRFLTDFDAQTIRLEQNYRSTSTILTAANALIANNSERMGKSLWTEGSEGDPISIYAAYNELDEARFIVGKIKTWLNAGNALQDAAILYRNNAQSRILEEALLQEGLKYRIYGGMRFFERQEIKDALSYLRLVSNRQDDAAFERVINTPTRGIGERTLSLIRDCARNESIPLWYAAKALIEHKHLTGRAANAVNSFIELIEKVEKVSIDLPLEEQAKQAIHTSGLMAMYQAEKGEKGQARVENLEELINACSQFELPNEEEFASPLTGFLSYTALESGEGQAEEHEDAVQMMTLHSAKGLEFPLVFMAGVEEGMFPSQQSNEESGRLEEERRLCYVGMTRAMEKLYISHAETRRLYGQEKYHSPSRFLREIPEACVEEIRIRTQVTRPQATNRFSATMSHAAFEDTGFNLGQRVLHTKFGEGTVLNYEGTGAQSRIQVAFDDVGTKWLVTAYARLQSL
- a CDS encoding chemotaxis protein CheV: MAGILDSVNQRTQLVGENRLELLLFHLHSRHLFALNVFKVKEVVKLPKLNSLPNAHPKISGVANIRNESIPVIDLRQAIGLPFIEHGDDCNLVITEYNRSVQGFLVGKVDQIVNMTWSNIMPPPSTVGKNHYLTALTKLERNGTQQLVEIIDVEKVLAEIVEYKVEISAGIVDPDMVDQFVGRKILHADDSPTARRQVRDTLSQLGIEIIPTQNGQEAYELLKSWADEGIDVEKEFLMVITDAEMPVMDGYRLTYEIRNHPKLKNLFVVLNTSLSGSFNQAMVEKVGCDAFLSKFQPDRLVETVQARLKDTLANTPK
- a CDS encoding HAD-IA family hydrolase; the encoded protein is MQIFKKLNEIKAISFDLDDTLYDNRPIIIAAVQAQNDYLKQLDLWPKTAEFWHDCRNQVIIEQPHLIDNVTMWRQCALYFGLKQIGYCDADAKHHANMAYQAFAEARSNIIVADEVLLLLKALRTRFKIIAITNGNVDVDQFNLKGHFDLVLMAGRDGKAKPHPELFDLAAWHFDLSLGHILHVGDSLDTDVQGANIAGCMSAWLENQFTPYRYKGLAHLTIKEISELQQLLID